The segment ACAGAGCTAGTGTCGTGTGTATCGTTGTCTTGAGACGCAGCAGTCTTTCGATTAGCGAGGCCAGTAGGGCCTGGTACTCGGAAGAGTCCTGCCTCAAGGAAGTATGTTCCACTTTTCCTAGGTAGATTTCCAATATAGAGTCATATTCCTGGCTTAACGACATCCTCTTCCGGCTGCTCAGCGTTGTATTGTTCTtttcagagctttcaaGGTGCTATTAGTCCTTTCACTGCTCCAAGTGAtcaagtgaaaaatcaagctcatctACTAGCTTTACAAGTAAGCCGTCAATTGCGGCCTGTACACTTAATTTGTCGTAGTGCTACGCTATAAAACAACTACATTCGATGTCCACCCTTCCCGTTGCCCGATGTCGATTCCTGTCGCCCAAACTATTCGCTCTTCTTCGAATTACATGCCACTATCCTCAATTTATCGACAGACACTGTCGTCTGCGACTCATCGTTGCCACGATTCCCACCAGCAACACCTTCCACCGTAACTTGacaatttttcactatgAAAGTCCACACATCGTCGCAAAACCCGTAGGTATCCAGATTCCCCTTGACAGTCAGCTTGGATTGAGTACTATCCCTCAACGTCTCGGCCACTACTTTATCGAACGTTTCCAGCACACGCATCGCCAGCGAAGCTTCGATTCTCCCATCGCTGATGAGCGTATCAAGCGCATCCACCAAACTATTGCCTACCGTGCTACGACGATACAGTTCATAGTACCCTGGAACGGCCAtatcaagcttcttctctggcCCTTTCCTGTCTTAAAGAGTCTCTCTTACTCATAGTAGTCAGTTAGCTTAAAAAA is part of the Torulaspora globosa chromosome 7, complete sequence genome and harbors:
- the TOA2 gene encoding transcription initiation factor IIA subunit gamma (ancestral locus Anc_2.580), producing MAVPGYYELYRRSTVGNSLVDALDTLISDGRIEASLAMRVLETFDKVVAETLRDSTQSKLTVKGNLDTYGFCDDVWTFIVKNCQVTVEGVAGGNRGNDESQTTVSVDKLRIVACNSKKSE